The sequence CGACATTATCTCCGCCTTGGCCTTCTCCTTGACCGTCAGATGGCGGCCGTAGACGAAACGGCAGAAGACCAGCACCACCGCCAGAATTATCAAAGCCGGAGGGGCCAGGTTCTCCATGAAATCCAGAAACCCCAGGTCGGTGGCCCCGCCTATCATTATGTTGGGCGGGTCTCCTATCAGGGTGGCGGTGCCTCCGACGTTGGAGGCCAGTATCTCCGGCATCAAGAAGTAGATCGGATTCAACTCCAGGACATCGCATATGACCATGGTCACCGGGGCCACAAGCAGAACGGTGGTCACGTTGTCCAGAAAGGCGGACGAGACGGCGGTAAGCAGCACGAACAGAACCATTATCCTCCATGGGTCGCCCTTGGCTATCTGTGCCGCCTTTATGGCCACGTACTGAAATACGCCGGTCCTCTTAGTCACTGTAACTATCAGCATCATTCCCACCAACAGGGTTATGGTGTTGAAATCCACCGAGGCTATGGCCTCCTCCTGCGAGATGGCCCTCATCAAGAGCATCGCCGACGCCCCCGCCAGGGCCACGGAGATGCGGTTCATCTTCTCCGCCACTATGAGACCGTAGGTGACCAGGAAGACCGTCACGGCGGCGGCGATATGGAAATCGAGGGTCATCTCAATCGTCCTCGCGATCTGGAGGGACTTCCCCTTCCCGATCCAGACAGAAGGGCTCGGTGTCGAAGTAGACCCTATCGCTGTGACCTCTTATGGCGTCGAACACACCGTGAAGGTGCCCCAGAGAATCCCTTATGGTGGCGATGTCCTCCGGCTTTACGTCGTAGTAGAGACAGATCGAGTCCAGACGCCGGGCTAGAAAACGAAGATCCGAGTTCATATCGATCAACTCTTTGAAGTGACTGGACCGAGCCAGCTGCTTTATCTGGGCTATGTCGTTCCTTATCGACTCGACCACGTCCTTCTCCGAGTCGAAGGTTCCGGCCGGCTGAGGATAGGGAGTGACCCTCTCCAGAAAAAACTGTCCCTTCCTGTTCAAATTGTAGACGTACTTAACCTTGACCCCTTCGACCTCGAACCTTATGTAGCAGAGAAAGGAATTTATAACCTCTATCTTCGCCCCCATCTGCTTGAGCCTCATCTCCTGGGTGCTGAGCTCGGCCTTGAGATAGGGCCTAGGTCCCCTTTCCACTCTTCTCGAATGTCTTTCCGGCATTTTTCTTACCTCCCGATAAATGTGTTTTCTGCCGGAGGGCCTAAGAGGTCGCGGCATGGCAAAAATCGAAAATCTTGATCGTCGATTCGACCGACTTTAAACGATATTTCCCGGAACGGCAGGCAAGATACCACTGTACGATGCCGATGTCAATATGAATCCGCTTTGAATCCGGACCGCCATGGCTTACAATTGTCGGTAAGGAGGCGATCTAAGAGATGAGACGCTATACAGTCGCGGCGGCCCAGATGGACAGCGGACCGGAAAAAGAGATCAACCTTATACATATGGAGGGGATGATCGAAGAGGCGGGGAAACGTGGCGCGTCCCTCATCGTCTTTCCTGAAACGTCCACCTTGCTGCCCTCGTCGGGCATCGAAAAGGAAGAGGGATCCGAGCCGGTCCCCGGGCCATCCACCGACAGACTCTCAGAGGCGGCACGGAAAGCCGGGATATGGGTCCACAGCGGAAGCCTCCTGGAGAGGATAGAGGGGCACGAAAAATGCTACAACACGTCGGTTCTCATCTCCCCGGAAGGAGAGGTCACGGCTAAGTATCGAAAGATACACCTCTTCGACGTAAACGTCCATGACGGCCCCTCCGTCAGGGAGTCGGCGAGCTACGCCTCCGGAAAAGAGATAGTCATGGCCGAGACCCCCC comes from Dethiosulfovibrio faecalis and encodes:
- a CDS encoding SLC13 family permease; amino-acid sequence: MTLDFHIAAAVTVFLVTYGLIVAEKMNRISVALAGASAMLLMRAISQEEAIASVDFNTITLLVGMMLIVTVTKRTGVFQYVAIKAAQIAKGDPWRIMVLFVLLTAVSSAFLDNVTTVLLVAPVTMVICDVLELNPIYFLMPEILASNVGGTATLIGDPPNIMIGGATDLGFLDFMENLAPPALIILAVVLVFCRFVYGRHLTVKEKAKAEIMSMNPDLEISDHRLLVKCLAVLGLVMAGFVFHQMLGYESATVALAGAAILMVIADVNPEELLLEVEWGTIFFFVGLFILVGTLEGLGVIEFLAGEVVKLTSGNLMLTTFMVLWVSAFASAFIDNIPFVATMIPLIKSIGTLTAMNVTPLWWALALGACLGGNGSLVGASANVIVAGMVSRTEHPITFGGFLKVGFPVMLISMAVCSVYLWVVYL
- a CDS encoding carbon-nitrogen hydrolase family protein → MRRYTVAAAQMDSGPEKEINLIHMEGMIEEAGKRGASLIVFPETSTLLPSSGIEKEEGSEPVPGPSTDRLSEAARKAGIWVHSGSLLERIEGHEKCYNTSVLISPEGEVTAKYRKIHLFDVNVHDGPSVRESASYASGKEIVMAETPLGNIGMSICYDLRFPELYRILALRGAQVLVVPACFTSDTGKEHWESLLRARAIENLCYVVAPGQVGSKPRYRAHGKSMVVDPWGTVTACRASGEGLALAEVDLDRLEALRHSVPCLQNRRPDTYLWR